One part of the Xylocopa sonorina isolate GNS202 chromosome 10, iyXylSono1_principal, whole genome shotgun sequence genome encodes these proteins:
- the LOC143428154 gene encoding uncharacterized protein LOC143428154: MVVNNEKEDNVEPHFTIENNVLKGKVVTKDTLHTGLGKLLFDVLRNNPDVIGQVDAITGIEDTFADITDRAIKCALWLRKQGVGKGDIVVICTHNHRDSTIPFLAGLFLGAIVNSWDNEMNIQYGRHMMTLTLPEVIFANEKSAALILEVAKIELFHTRIVCFGHYPGTTPFADVLKDHQESAVANFKCEEIDDLEETALLLFSSGTTGLPKAVQLPHRALINMLMTDYNMITDIIMTFSSLYWISGVLFTIKGIYSCTKRIIPPEFEPQVACELLQKYKVSWALLSTSISNRLIRYSHLRDYDLSSLKAVIIGGAILQKESEDLLRKYLPHAVIVQAYGTTELGGVITIQLPGTTSGSCGIVSANSEIKIVDVKTGRALGPNQPGELQSKTWTMSTGYYKNPEETKNTFDEDGWMHTGDLAYYNEKGEFFIIDRIKELIKYRGHQISPSEIEALLQTHPAVVEAAVVGVPHPTDDEHPIAFVCKAPNKEVSAEELIKLVEVNMMDHNRLRAGVKFLPKLPYTNSGKIARKELRAMAKKIAIG; the protein is encoded by the exons ATGGTTGTTAATAACGAGAAGGAGGACAAT GTCGAGCCGCATTTCACGATAGAAAACAACGTGCTGAAAGGAAAAGTGGTGACGAAGGATACTCTGCATACTGGCCTGGGAAAGTTGTTGTTTGACGTTCTGAGGAACAATCCGGATGTCATTGGCCAG GTGGACGCCATCACAGGGATCGAAGATACGTTCGCGGACATTACCGATCGTGCAATAAAATGCGCGCTATGGCTTCGGAAACAAGGAGTAGGAAAAGGGGATATTGTCGTGATTTGCACGCACAATCACCGAGATTCCACGATTCCTTTTCTTGCTGGGCTTTTTCTTGGTGCTATTGTTAATTCGTGGGACAACGAGATGAATATTC AATACGGCCGGCACATGATGACACTAACGTTACCGGAAGTGATCTTCGCGAACGAGAAGTCGGCGGCGTTGATCCTAGAGGTGGCGAAGATCGAGCTATTCCACACGAGGATAGTGTGCTTCGGCCATTATCCAGGTACTACGCCCTTCGCTGATGTGCTGAAGGATCACCAGGAATCGGCAGTGGCTAATTTCAAGTGCGAAGAAATCGACGATCTCGAGGAAACGGCGCTCCTGCTGTTTTCTTCCGGGACAACTGGTCTACCTAAAGCTGTTCAGTTACCGCATAGAGCGTTAATTAATATGCTGATGACCGATTATAACATGATCACAGACATAATTATGACCTTCAGTAGCTTGTACTGGATCAGTGGAGTGTTATTCACCATTAAAGGTATCTATTCTTGCACGAAGAGGATCATCCCGCCTGAGTTCGAGCCGCAAGTTGCTTGTGAACTGCTCCAAAAATACAAG GTTTCATGGGCGTTGCTGAGTACCAGCATTTCGAATCGACTGATTCGATACAGTCATCTAAGAGACTACGATCTTTCCAGTTTGAAGGCTGTTATCATTGGCGGTGCTATACTGCAGAAAGAATCGGAAGATTTACTGCGGAAATACTTGCCACATGCAGTGATCGTACAAGCATATG GGACAACGGAACTTGGCGGTGTGATCACCATCCAATTACCAGGCACCACAAGCGGCTCCTGTGGTATAGTGTCCGCAAATAGTGAAATAAAAATCGTGGACGTTAAAACAGGGAGAGCACTGGGCCCGAATCAACCTGGCGAGCTTCAGTCGAAAACGTGGACGATGTCGACGGGATATTATAAAAATCCTGAAGAAACCAAGAACACATTCGACGAAGACG GATGGATGCACACGGGAGATTTAGCTTATTACAATGAGAAAGGAGAATTTTTTATCATCGACAGGATAAAGGAACTGATTAAATACAGAGGACACCAAATATCGCCGTCGGAAATTGAAGCTTTGTTGCAGACTCATCCGGCTGTTGTAGAAGCGGCGGTGGTTGGAGTCCCACATCCCACGGACGATGAGCATCCTATTGCTTTCGTCTGCAAAGCACCCAATAAAGAG GTTTCCGCGGAGGAGTTGATTAAATTAGTGGAAGTTAACATGATGGACCACAACAGGCTCCGTGCAGGAGTTAAATTTCTGCCTAAACTTCCGTACACTAATTCAGGGAAGATCGCGAGGAAAGAATTGAGAGCAATGGCGAAAAAGATCGCGATCGGTTAA
- the LOC143428127 gene encoding zinc carboxypeptidase-like, which produces MWKIILFAVVALATAEKVKYDNYKVFRVTPQNDEQLEIVNSLGQTSDSYSFWKEVSAVQKYADVMVAPHKIAEFEELMKQHNIPHETYVEDVQTLIDSESPPTQPLAGFDLRNYHKLEDIYAHLDDLARANPKKVQVLAPGKTYQGRQIKGVKLSFGSNKPGIFLEAGIHAREWVTTASVLYILNELLNSKNADVRALAEAHDWYIFPVMNPDGYVYTHTTNRMWRKTRKPYGSLCYGSDPNRNWGYKWMSGGASNSPCSETYAGSSAFSDVETKSMSEYISSISSKFHAYIAFHSYSQLLMFPYGHTKQHLENYSDSLAIGQKTIQALARRYGTKYQTGNIAETIYVASGSSMDWVKGTFHKPITFTYELRDTGRHGFLLPADQIEPTALETLDSLVAMFKEAKARGYE; this is translated from the exons ATGTGGAAGATAATTTTATTCGCCGTTGTCGCTTTGGCGACAGCCGAGAAGGTGAAGTATGACAACTACAAGGTGTTCCGTGTCACACCCCAGAACGATGAACAATTGGAGATTGTGAACAGCTTGGGGCAAACTTCTGACTCG TATTCCTTCTGGAAAGAAGTGAGCGCTGTTCAGAAGTACGCAGACGTAATGGTCGCTCCCCACAAGATCGCAGAGTTCGAGGAGTTGATGAAGCAACACAACATCCCTCACGAAACCTACGTCGAGGATGTTCAGACTTTGATCGACAGCGAATCACCACCGACGCAACCTCTGGCTGGATTCGACCTGAGGAACTATCACAAACTCGAGGACATCTACGCCCATTTGGACGACCTCGCCAGAGCCAACCCCAAAAAGGTCCAAGTGCTCGCCCCAGGGAAAACCTACCAGGGCCGCCAGATCAAAGGTGTGAAGCTCTCCTTTGGCTCGAACAAGCCAGGAATCTTCCTCGAAGCTGGAATCCACGCAAGAGAATGGGTCACCACCGCTAGCGTCCTTTACATTTTGAACGAACTGTTGAACAGCAAGAACGCCGACGTCAGAGCACTCGCTGAAGCTCACGACTGGTACATCTTCCCTGTCATGAACCCTGATGGCTACGTTTACACTCACACCACG AACCGTATGTGGAGGAAGACCCGAAAACCATACGGCTCCTTGTGCTACGGAAGCGACCCTAACAGGAACTGGGGATACAAATGGATGT CTGGCGGTGCTAGCAACAGTCCATGCTCCGAGACTTATGCCGGAAGCAGCGCCTTCTCTGACGTGGAAACCAAGTCGATGTCGGAATATATCAGCTCGATCTCCAGCAAATTCCATGCTTACATCGCTTTCCACAGCTACTCGCAACTCCTGATGTTCCCCTACGGTCACACGAAACAGCATCTGGAAAATTACTCCGACTCT CTGGCTATCGGTCAGAAGACCATCCAGGCCCTCGCGAGACGCTACGGCACGAAATACCAGACTGGTAACATCGCTGAAACCATTT ATGTTGCAAGCGGAAGTTCGATGGACTGGGTGAAAGGAACTTTCCATAAACCAATCACCTTCACCTACGAGCTGCGAGACACCGGTCGCCACGGTTTCTTGCTCCCAGCTGATCAAATCGAGCCAACCGCGCTGGAAACCCTCGACTCCTTGGTCGCCATGTTCAAGGAGGCTAAAGCACGAGGATACGAGTAA
- the LOC143428176 gene encoding uncharacterized protein LOC143428176, whose translation MDCIEEELTKTNVFQLNILVPLIEIFDVYMSLGQKLSPDEFCIFLFVEEEPKEKCKLDFNPVREHLNNWKEIKGLSTSLQNVIIDLFMNVVRYVIFLESISRDYLERQNCCNYADLHQTIVLVYILSYRVFSLFFEDSVECFAHFKVKKILSLVKYLLRAETPNLFHRNGCLTFEEDFVDQKLILPFLEATPCLEKLQKHLKEYIRDMKPPKKGLTIPLSMNVLNRPRRQLKVPPSSPEPVEVKQTAASTLRECARVISDEEKEIKKLKALTEGGFDPSSILKIEEEKRQQQREEELLKIKEKHLLALLSREGAFIAKQSLLNDLKIQAKSVRKEKQEIYKKLEKWRQNHNKEMMEIVEKCREMEQASREAFYTMLDEKKQKAAEISEKSRQLKAELVKRREEETRRKVKLIQEIKTIQSLRQLPFKDFDPTESSGLGLLCEMSLAELKERLFWMRMKLNEDTKDRRYAILRERERQKNLINDTRRALEEYKASKRTPLTIKSKPQLRQTEPVFSSKIGALQKKLEERRALRMQTEAVCDTK comes from the exons ATGGATTGCATCGAGGAAGAG TTGACGAAGACGAATGTCTTTCAATTAAATATTCTGGTCCCATTAATCGAGATattcgacgtatacatgtcACTGGGACAGAAATTAAGTCCAGACGAGTTCTGTATTTTTCTGTTCGTCGAGGAGGAGCCGAAAGAGAAGTGCAAGCTCGACTTTAACCCTGTTAGGGAACATCTTAATAATTGGAAGGAGATTAAA GGTTTGTCAACTTCACTGCAAAATGTAATCATCGATTTATTCATGAATGTCGTTCGTTACGTGATCTTCTTGGAATCCATAAGTAGGGACTATCTGGAAAGGCAAAATTGTTGCAATTACGCTGATTTGCATCAAACTATAG TACTCGTATACATCTTGTCGTACAGAGTATTCAGCTTATTCTTCGAAGATTCCGTCGAGTGTTTCGCTCATTTCAAAGTAAAGAAAATATTGTCGCTTGTTAAGTATCTTCTTCGCGCGGAGACACCGAATTTGTTTCACCGAAATGGCTGCCTGACATTCGAGGAGGATTTCGTGGACCAAAAGCTTATCTTGCCGTTCCTAGAGGCAACGCCGTGTTTAGAG AAGCTTCAAAAACATTTGAAGGAGTACATACGGGACATGAAACCACCTAAAAAGGGATTGACGATTCCATTGTCCATGAACGTTCTGAATCGGCCACGACGACAGCTAAAAGTGCCTCCCAGTTCACCTGAA CCTGTCGAGGTGAAGCAGACGGCTGCTTCGACGTTAAGAGAATGCGCTCGCGTAATCAGCgacgaagaaaaagaaataaaaaa ATTAAAGGCATTAACGGAAGGTGGATTCGACCCATCGTCGATACTGAAGATTGAAGAAGAGAAACGCCAGCAGCAGCGTGAAGAGGAGCTGCTGAAAATCAAAGAGAAACATCTTTTGGCTCTCTTATCGCGCGAGGGTGCATTTATTGCAAAGCAATCATTGCTGAATGACCTAAAAATTCAAGCGAAAAGTGTGCGGAAGGAA AAACAAGAAATCTATAAGAAACTAGAGAAATGGAGACAGAATCATAACAAGGAGATGATGGAAATTGTTGAAAAGTGTCGCGAAATGGAACAAGCTTCTCGTGAAGCGTTCTACACCATGCTTGATGAAAAGAAACAAAAGg CCGCGGAAATCTCTGAAAAGTCGCGGCAGTTGAAAGCTGAGCTGGTGAAGCGAAGAGAGGAGGAGACTCGGAGGAAGGTTAAATTGATCCAGGAGATTAAGACGATTCAATCGTTGCGGCAATTACCATTCAAGGATTTCGATCCCACAGAATCAAGCGGCTTGGGTCTTCTCTGTGAAATGTCGCTGGCGGAG TTGAAAGAGAGGCTGTTCTGGATGAGAATGAAACTGAACGAGGACACGAAGGACAGACGCTACGCTATTCTTCGAGAACGCGAGAGGCAGAAGAACTTGATCAACGACACACGAAGAGCGCTCGAGGAATATAAAGCGAGCAA GCGTACTCCTTTGACAATCAAATCGAAGCCACAGCTCCGACAGACCGAGCCTGTCTTCTCATCGAAAATAGGTGCGTTGCAAAAGAAACTGGAAGAACGAAGAGCATTGAGGATGCAGACGGAAGCAGTGTGCGATACGAAATGA